From the Quercus lobata isolate SW786 chromosome 6, ValleyOak3.0 Primary Assembly, whole genome shotgun sequence genome, one window contains:
- the LOC115949977 gene encoding uncharacterized protein LOC115949977, whose translation MIFGQQNSAVEVLINQSTRRWREEVIDHCFNKTEAEVIKNIPLSSYPQRDTLVWPFTPNGQYTVNSGYRFLFEENSTSQPTQQSSLHTSGCWKKLWKMNIPNKIKNFVVWVADQQWQWLSAMQGKTAMEIFSHALEEDKDPSLLAYTAWTLWNCRNKARVNETQCPLNQVMQLARERRREFQTAQPIFPKQLHRKHTRWKPPDVGSFKVNYDGAFFEDQGRAGIGVVIRNSEGVVLASLSQQIPLPNTVAQVEALAARRAAEFALEIGINQVVIEGDSEVIYKDLVNPGPSLALHGHLIFDVL comes from the exons ATGATATTTGGTCAACAGAATTCAGCTGTGGAAGTCCTGATTAATCAGTCCACCCGAAGATGGAGAGAAGAAGTTATTGATCACTGTTTTAATAAAACTGAGGCAGAAGTCATAAAGAACATTCCTCTGAGCTCCTATCCCCAACGGGATACTCTGGTATGGCCTTTCACACCTAATGGACAGTACACTGTGAACTCAGGCTACAGGTTCCTCTTTGAAGAGAATAGCACAAGCCAACCCACTCAACAATCCTCATTGCACACCTCTGGTTGCTGGAAGAAGTTGTGGAAGATGAATATCccaaacaagatcaaaaatttt GTTGTTTGGGTAGCAGATCAACAGTGGCAGTGGCTGTCAGCAATGCAAGGGAAGACGGCAATGGAGATTTTTAGTCACGCATTGGAGGAAGACAAAGACCCTTCATTGCTAGCCTACACGGCATGGACGCTCTGGAACTGCAGAAATAAGGCTCGTGTAAACGAGACTCAATGCCCACTGAACCAGGTTATGCAACTCGCAAGGGAACGAAGGAGGGAGTTCCAAACAGCACAGCCAATTTTTCCGAAGCAGCTACACCGGAAACACACCAGATGGAAGCCACCTGACGTCGGAAGCTTCAAAGTCAACTATGATGGAGCATTTTTCGAAGATCAAGGCAGAGCTGGAATCGGAGTGGTCATACGTAATTCTGAAGGAGTAGTGTTGGCCTCCCTTTCGCAGCAAATTCCTCTGCCAAACACAGTTGCACAGGTGGAAGCTTTGGCAGCACGAAGAGCAGCTGAATTCGCCTTGGAGATTGGCATTAATCAAGTCGTTATTGAGGGAGACTCCGAAGTCATTTACAAGGATCTAGTCAATCCAGGACCTTCTCTTGCTCTACACGGACACCTGATTTTTGATGTACTGTAG
- the LOC115950809 gene encoding transcription factor MYB24 → MNWEVMAGQLGWGMMEDEGWRKGPWTSEEDRLLIEYVRLHGEGRWNSVARLAGLKRNGKSCRLRWVNYLRPDLKRGQITPHEESIILELHARWGNRWSTIARSLPGRTDNEIKNYWRTHFKKKAKVTSEASEKAKNRILRRQQFHHHQQQQQQQQQHQQLQQQQHQQQQQQQQQQQFQLNQVDLKRIMAFLDENDNRATCVPQVRQEMITMYPNTNEEQGYFYSLLNTNSSVSVPEAANEDIIWDGLWNLDDVHGNFNAASVTSRATLHNLVAPFC, encoded by the exons ATGAACTGGGAGGTCATGGCAGGCCAATTGGGATGGGGTATGATGGAAGATGAGGGCTGGAGGAAGGGACCTTGGACCTCTGAGGAAGATAGATTGCTTATTGAGTATGTCAGGTTGCATGGTGAAGGAAGATGGAACTCTGTAGCTAGGCTTGCAG GGTTGAAAAGGAATGGGAAGAGCTGTAGATTGAGGTGGGTGAATTATTTAAGGCCAGACCTCAAGAGGGGGCAGATAACACCTCATGAAGAGAGCATAATTCTAGAGCTACATGCTAGATGGGGGAACAG GTGGTCAACAATTGCACGAAGCTTGCCAGGAAGAACTGACAATGAGATCAAGAACTACTGGAGGACTCACTTCAAGAAAAAGGCTAAAGTCACTTCCGAAGCCTCTGAAAAGGCGAAAAATCGCATTCTGAGGAGGCAACAATTTCATCATCatcagcagcaacaacaacagcagcagcagcaccaaCAACTACAGCAGCAGcagcatcaacaacaacaacaacaacaacaacagcaacaattTCAACTTAATCAAGTGGACTTGAAAAGGATCATGGCCTTTCTTGATGAAAATGACAATCGGGCCACGTGTGTACCTCAAGTGAGGCAAGAAATGATCACCATGTATCCCAACACCAATGAGGAGCAAGGATACTTTTATTCCTTGCTTAACACTAACAGCAGTGTGTCTGTGCCTGAGGCCGCAAACGAGGACATAATATGGGATGGATTGTGGAACTTGGATGATGTGCATGGCAATTTCAACGCAGCCAGTGTGACAAGCAGAGCTACTCTGCACAATCTAGTGGCtcctttttgttaa